The genome window TGGCGGTAAGCACCATCTTTACGATGTTCTTTCCCAGGTCATGAACGTCCCCTTCCGGGGTGACCAGCAGAACCGTGTCTCTGGATGTGGAGGGGCCCGCTCCCTTCGGCAGCACAACCTTCATCACTTCCAAGGCCGCCCTCCCGACAAGCATTATCTCCAACAGGTTGAACTCTTCCAGCGTACATTTTGCGTCCATTTTAGACATGGCCGCCTCGATCCCGTCCCGGACGAGGGTCTCTGCGGGCACTCCTTCTTGAAGAAGTCTTGTGGCGGCCTGAACGGACCCTTCCCTATCTCCCTGGACCAGCGCGTCAACCAAGGGTTCGATTCTGGTCTGCATGCGATCTTTCTCCATCCGGAACGAGCAATGGTTAGCTATTGTCAGAGATAAAATGTTACTGTTCTATCGGTTGATGAAATGATCCGCTGAACGATATCTATAGCCAAAGTACTTATCCGATCGTTCGGAACCGGATTCCGGTCAAGCGCACCCTATCTTGTCTTCCGATCGGTATGGTTAGGAAGGAGGA of Methanomassiliicoccales archaeon contains these proteins:
- a CDS encoding cobalamin-dependent protein (Presence of a B(12) (cobalamin)-binding domain implies dependence on cobalamin itself, in one of its several forms, or in some unusual lineages, dependence on a cobalamin-like analog.), with the translated sequence MQTRIEPLVDALVQGDREGSVQAATRLLQEGVPAETLVRDGIEAAMSKMDAKCTLEEFNLLEIMLVGRAALEVMKVVLPKGAGPSTSRDTVLLVTPEGDVHDLGKNIVKMVLTARGYRVVDCGRDCPITQMVSSAIADKAEVLGISGLITSVIPTVRQIRPSLEAAGLRERTLIAGGAALRQASPEDLNVDYVALDVFDGVKFLDTRKED